In Paractinoplanes brasiliensis, the following proteins share a genomic window:
- the ychF gene encoding redox-regulated ATPase YchF → MSLTIGIVGLPNVGKSTLFNALTKNDVLAANYPFATIEPNVGVVGLPDERLERLASLFGSEKIIPAPVSFVDIAGLVRGASKGQGRGNAFLANIRDATAICQVVRAFSDPNVLHVDGKVSPADDIETINTELILADLQTVEKALPRLQKEAKLKKDKAPVVAAAEGAFKVLNDGVTLHKGAAAAGVDVSLLGELHLLTTKPFIYVFNVDEDELNNNAFLDEMRALVAPAEAVFMDAKIESELIDLPPDEAQELLESTGQTEPGLDQLIRVGFNTLGLQTYLTAGPKEARAWVIPVGATAPEAAGVIHSDFQRGFIKAEIVSFDDLMAAGSMSAAKAAGKVRMEGKDYTMKDGDVVEFRFNV, encoded by the coding sequence GTGAGCCTCACCATCGGAATCGTCGGCCTGCCGAACGTCGGCAAGAGCACCCTTTTCAACGCCCTGACCAAGAACGACGTGCTCGCCGCGAACTACCCGTTCGCGACGATCGAGCCGAACGTCGGTGTGGTCGGGCTGCCCGACGAACGGCTGGAGCGGCTCGCCTCGCTCTTCGGCAGCGAAAAGATCATTCCGGCCCCGGTGAGTTTCGTCGACATCGCCGGCCTGGTCCGCGGCGCGTCCAAGGGCCAGGGCCGCGGCAATGCGTTCCTCGCCAACATCCGCGACGCCACGGCGATCTGCCAGGTCGTACGCGCGTTCTCCGACCCCAACGTGCTGCACGTCGACGGCAAGGTCTCACCCGCCGACGACATCGAGACCATCAACACCGAGCTGATCCTGGCCGACCTGCAGACGGTCGAAAAGGCGCTGCCCCGCCTGCAGAAGGAAGCCAAGCTCAAGAAGGACAAGGCCCCCGTCGTGGCCGCCGCCGAGGGCGCGTTCAAGGTCCTCAACGACGGCGTGACCCTGCACAAGGGCGCGGCCGCCGCCGGCGTCGACGTCTCCCTGCTGGGCGAGCTGCACCTGCTCACCACGAAGCCGTTCATCTACGTCTTCAACGTCGACGAGGACGAGCTGAACAACAACGCCTTCCTCGACGAGATGCGCGCCCTGGTCGCCCCGGCCGAGGCCGTCTTCATGGACGCGAAGATCGAGTCCGAGCTGATCGATCTGCCGCCGGACGAGGCGCAGGAGCTGCTGGAGTCCACCGGCCAGACCGAGCCCGGCCTCGACCAGCTGATCCGGGTCGGCTTCAACACCCTGGGCCTGCAGACCTACCTGACCGCCGGCCCGAAGGAAGCACGGGCCTGGGTGATCCCGGTCGGCGCCACCGCCCCCGAGGCCGCGGGCGTCATCCACAGCGACTTCCAGCGCGGCTTCATCAAGGCCGAAATCGTCTCCTTCGACGACCTGATGGCCGCCGGCTCCATGTCAGCCGCCAAGGCCGCCGGCAAGGTCCGCATGGAAGGCAAGGACTACACCATGAAAGACGGCGACGTCGTCGAATTCAGGTTCAACGTCTGA
- a CDS encoding DNA-binding protein: MSLESLVLDSQGFSGWIVRDRKVLRLLELAERGGADLAMSAATIIEVSHPGVDKARMSWLLSRIRVEAVTKESARRSAGLLKAAGLHGHKFAIDSMVAEVALRMPSPVAVLTSDVDDMVKLCGQGVRIVAL; encoded by the coding sequence GTGAGCCTCGAGTCGCTGGTACTCGATTCGCAGGGCTTCTCAGGGTGGATCGTCCGGGATCGCAAGGTTCTCCGACTATTGGAACTGGCGGAGCGTGGCGGGGCTGACCTGGCCATGTCAGCCGCAACGATCATCGAGGTTTCCCACCCAGGCGTGGACAAGGCCAGGATGAGCTGGCTGTTGTCCCGGATCCGGGTGGAGGCTGTCACCAAGGAGAGCGCCCGGCGCAGCGCGGGGCTGCTCAAAGCGGCGGGGTTGCACGGGCACAAGTTCGCCATCGACTCCATGGTCGCGGAGGTGGCGCTCCGGATGCCGTCGCCGGTCGCGGTTCTGACGTCGGACGTGGACGACATGGTCAAGTTATGTGGGCAAGGCGTGCGGATCGTCGCTCTCTGA
- a CDS encoding GNAT family N-acetyltransferase, with protein MITIEERPWDDPAGVELRLAQRAELDLRYGSDDHEPGPLPSATDIDLFLIALADGRPVGCGALRQLSPTSVEIKRMYVTPPSRGTGVATAILRALEAAALTRGWTTVRLETGTAQPDAIRFYEREGYKQIPLYGHYIGSTVSVCYERTL; from the coding sequence ATGATCACTATTGAGGAACGCCCCTGGGACGACCCCGCCGGCGTCGAACTACGCCTCGCCCAGCGCGCCGAACTGGACCTGCGCTACGGCTCCGACGACCACGAACCCGGCCCGCTCCCATCGGCCACCGACATCGACCTGTTCCTGATCGCCCTCGCCGACGGCCGGCCCGTGGGCTGCGGCGCCTTGCGGCAACTGTCCCCGACGAGCGTCGAGATCAAGCGCATGTACGTCACCCCGCCGTCCCGCGGCACGGGGGTGGCCACGGCCATCCTGCGCGCCCTGGAAGCCGCCGCCCTGACCCGGGGCTGGACAACCGTGCGCCTCGAAACCGGAACCGCCCAGCCGGACGCGATCCGCTTCTACGAGCGCGAGGGCTACAAACAGATCCCCCTGTACGGCCACTACATCGGCTCAACAGTCTCCGTCTGCTACGAACGCACCCTCTGA
- a CDS encoding TetR/AcrR family transcriptional regulator, translated as MSRTADRPAQGEALSRAVWDVLAHQGLEKLTVRAVAAAAGCTTGLVMHRFPNRRALLLHARELLHEKSRLRVEALEAGAETPREALRAVLRQGLATDAETVTESVVWVGFLAAAVSDDELIAMHRRNNRSWRERVERLVAEAAPEWPQQRVRSVALGLITMAEGAAAFAAADPESYPAADQERMLETALTAYGLGS; from the coding sequence ATGTCACGGACGGCGGATCGGCCGGCTCAAGGGGAGGCACTGTCCCGCGCGGTCTGGGATGTGCTCGCTCATCAGGGGCTGGAGAAATTGACCGTACGGGCGGTGGCCGCGGCCGCCGGATGCACGACCGGGCTGGTCATGCACCGTTTCCCCAACCGGCGCGCGTTGCTGCTGCATGCCCGCGAGCTGCTGCACGAGAAGAGCCGGCTGCGGGTCGAGGCGCTCGAGGCCGGAGCCGAGACACCCCGGGAAGCCTTGCGGGCCGTCCTGCGTCAGGGGCTCGCGACCGACGCCGAGACGGTGACCGAGAGTGTGGTCTGGGTGGGCTTCCTGGCCGCCGCGGTGTCCGACGACGAACTCATCGCGATGCACCGGCGCAACAACCGGTCGTGGCGCGAGCGGGTCGAACGGCTGGTCGCGGAGGCCGCCCCGGAGTGGCCGCAGCAGAGGGTCAGGTCGGTCGCGCTGGGGTTGATCACGATGGCCGAGGGCGCTGCCGCGTTCGCTGCCGCCGACCCCGAGAGCTACCCGGCGGCGGATCAGGAACGCATGCTGGAGACGGCCCTCACGGCGTACGGGCTGGGGTCCTAG